The Polynucleobacter sp. MWH-UH2A DNA segment GGTAACGTAGTGCATAACCTACGTACGATTCACTGGCAAGATAATGCGCAGCCATATCCGTGGGCTAAAGACTTTAATGAATTCTTTGCTGCTCAAATGGATGCTAAGCATCATCAGCCATTAATAGAATGGGAGAGGTATGGCGAGGCAGCGCATCTTTCTATTCCTACACCAGAACATTATTGGCCGGCTTTATATACCTTAGCCTTGCAACATGAGGATGAGCGTGCATCGATCTATGTCGATGGAATTGAAATGAGTTCTATCAGTATGTTGGGTTTCTCTGTTCAATAAAGATAAGCGACGATAAAACGCGACAATAAATTATGTGGCTGTCAATTTTTGCAATATTTTTTGGTGCCGGTTTTGGCGCTTTACTCAGAGCGGGATTTAATTTTCTGACTGTTGGCGCTGCCTCGATTATTCCTTTGGGAACCTTGCTCTCTAATATGGTAGGCGGCTATTTAGTGGGATTGGCAGTTGCTTACTTTGGCAATAATCCGCAACTATCACCAGAATGGAAATTACTGGTGATTACTGGTTTCTTAGGTGGCCTGACAACCTTTTCCAGTTTCTCTGCAGAGGTAGTTGGCTTTATTCAGCGTGGCGAATTTACCTGGGCCTTGGGTACAGCCATGCTGCACCTCGTCGGCTCCTTGGTATTAACCTTTTTGGGTATTCTGACCTATCAGGCATTGAAATAAAAAAGGGGGCTTATGAGCCCCCTGACTGAATAGGTCAAACTGTTTATTCGGGTTTGATGTTCGCTGTTTTGACAACGGTGCTCCACTTCGCAGATTCTGATTTGATCAGTGCCGCAAAGTCTGCTGGTGTGCCACCACCAATTTCGTTGCCTTGTGACATCATTAGCTCTCTTAGTTGAGGATCTTTCAGCGCTTCATTGGCAGCAGCATTGAGCTTATCAATGATGGCCTTAGGCGTCCCCTTGGGCGCAATCAAGCCTTGCCAGTTCAACACCTCTACTTTTGGATAGCCCGCTTCAGCAAATGTGGGTACATTCGGCAGAAGCGGTGAGCGTTTTTTGCTGGTGATGGCAATTGCACGCAACTTATCGCCCTTAATGCTCGGCATCGCTGAGTACATTTGGTCAAACATCATGGTGACATTGCCTGCCATGAGATCTGTTAAGCCTGCTGAACCGCTTTTATAGGGAACGTGGATCATGTCAATGCCAGCGCTCTGTTTGAATAGTTCCGCTGACAACTGATGGCTGCCGCCAATGCCCCCAGATGAATAGGTCAATACACCGGGCTTCGCTTTTGCTGCATCTACAATTTCCTTAACGGTTTTGTATGGCGAGCTTGGATTCACAACTAGCACTAGTGGACCTTTTTCAATCAACACAATCGGAAGTAAATCCGTTTCTGGGTCGTAGCGAAGATTGCCAAACAAAGTTTTATTAACAGACATCGGTGCGAAGTTGCCCATGCCAATGGTGTAGCCATCTGGAGCGGATCGCGCAATAAACTCAGTGCCGATATTGCCACCTGCACCTGGTTTGTTATCGACAATGATTGGCTGTTTGAGAATGACGCTCATCTTCTGTGCAATTTGACGACTGCGAGCATCTGACCCTCCGCCTGCACCGTAAGGCACGATAAAGTTAATCGGCTTATTGGGGTAGTTTGATTGGGCAAAGACAGTTGGTGTTGCGAGCGTCACAACTCCGAGTAGTGTCAGCGCTAATGATCGAATGGGTTTTAGTAGATTCATATTTACTTTCTTTAAATAAATCCCAGAATGCCGAGTAGGGCTCCAAGTGCAATGAGATATAAGGGGTGCCATCTTGTGAACAAGGTAATGGCAATTGTGCCAAGCGTCAAGAGATAGGCCGCAAGACTTTGATTGATTTGCAAAGCAATTTGTAGGGCGGAAGAGAGCACTAAGCCAATTGCTAATGCGGCAGCTGCATACTGAATTGATTTCTTGTGATGGGGATTATTAATGCCCAGAATTAGGCGCTGAAGATAGTAGATCAGAATGGATGATGGCCATGAAATGGCCAGAGTTGCAATGAGACCGCCAATGACCCCGTAGATATGCCAGCCCAATAAGGTGACTGTCATGAAGTTGGGCCCAGGTGCCGCTTGTGCAATCGCAAAGTAGTCCGAGAATGTTTGCAAATCGATCCAATGTTCTTGGTTGACGGCCAAATTGAGAAGTACCGGCAGTAGCGCGTTCACGCCCCCAAAAGCAATCAATGAGAATGCAGAGAGTTTTAAGAAAAGACTTAGTAGGATGCTCATTCTCGAGCAGCCTTTTTCCAAGCGAGAGCTAATGCTAGTGGAGAGGAAATGAGCACTACCCATCCTAAGCCCAGATGGAAATAGCTGGCAGTGATCATCGTCAATGCAACTACCAATAGCATTACTGGAAAACGAAACTCATCCTTGAGCATTTTGAATCCAGTGGATGCAATCAAACCAACCCCCACAGCAGAAATTCCGCGGAGCAAGCCTTTAACGGTTTCAAGATAGCTGTAGTGCTCGTATAAAACTGCCAATAGCATCACTATTGAGATAGGGCCTAGAGTTAGGCCAAGCACACTAGCAATCGCTCCGCGTGCGCCTCCAAAGCGAGATCCAACGCAAACGGCGAGATTAACGATATTGGGCCCAGGCACGATCTGGCAGATGCCAAGAATGGCGCTAAATTCTTCAGAAGTCAGAATCTTGTCGCGCTCAACCAGCGTTCTTCTGGCCCAAGGTAACACTCCGCCAAAACCAGACATGCCGATTTTGCTAAAGCTTATAAACAGCTCGAGAGGCGTTAGTGTTTTCAAAATGACTTCGACTCTATTTGGGCTCTAGCTTGGCTTGTAAGGATGTGGAAGTGGTTTTTGATTCAACCAAGCTTCTAGTGTCTCAGTAATGCCTTTAGCAAAAGCTTCAAAAATAGGTTCTGCAATAAATCCTAGGTGTGGTGTCACTAAGAGGTTTGGGGTATTGCGTAACGGATCTTTTTCGGGAAGAGGTTCAATATCAAAAACATCAATCGCCGCCTGACCTGGCCTACCAGCAGCCAATGCTTTTTGTAAGTCACTCATATTAATGAGGGCTGAACGAGAGGTATTTACTAAAATTGAATCAGGGCGCATTAAGGCTAATTGATTTGCGCTAATGAT contains these protein-coding regions:
- the crcB gene encoding fluoride efflux transporter CrcB, coding for MWLSIFAIFFGAGFGALLRAGFNFLTVGAASIIPLGTLLSNMVGGYLVGLAVAYFGNNPQLSPEWKLLVITGFLGGLTTFSSFSAEVVGFIQRGEFTWALGTAMLHLVGSLVLTFLGILTYQALK
- a CDS encoding tripartite tricarboxylate transporter substrate binding protein codes for the protein MNLLKPIRSLALTLLGVVTLATPTVFAQSNYPNKPINFIVPYGAGGGSDARSRQIAQKMSVILKQPIIVDNKPGAGGNIGTEFIARSAPDGYTIGMGNFAPMSVNKTLFGNLRYDPETDLLPIVLIEKGPLVLVVNPSSPYKTVKEIVDAAKAKPGVLTYSSGGIGGSHQLSAELFKQSAGIDMIHVPYKSGSAGLTDLMAGNVTMMFDQMYSAMPSIKGDKLRAIAITSKKRSPLLPNVPTFAEAGYPKVEVLNWQGLIAPKGTPKAIIDKLNAAANEALKDPQLRELMMSQGNEIGGGTPADFAALIKSESAKWSTVVKTANIKPE
- a CDS encoding chromate transporter encodes the protein MSILLSLFLKLSAFSLIAFGGVNALLPVLLNLAVNQEHWIDLQTFSDYFAIAQAAPGPNFMTVTLLGWHIYGVIGGLIATLAISWPSSILIYYLQRLILGINNPHHKKSIQYAAAALAIGLVLSSALQIALQINQSLAAYLLTLGTIAITLFTRWHPLYLIALGALLGILGFI
- a CDS encoding chromate transporter, whose amino-acid sequence is MSGFGGVLPWARRTLVERDKILTSEEFSAILGICQIVPGPNIVNLAVCVGSRFGGARGAIASVLGLTLGPISIVMLLAVLYEHYSYLETVKGLLRGISAVGVGLIASTGFKMLKDEFRFPVMLLVVALTMITASYFHLGLGWVVLISSPLALALAWKKAARE